The DNA region TTCGAGTTTGTTTTTTATCTCTTCCATATATTACCTCCCGTAGCAGTCATGACCAACCGCACCACACAGAACATGGCGGTCTGTGGCTTTCTGTCCGATGAAAGCCTGATATTAAAAATAATTATAACATACTCCGCCCCCAAAATCAACTGCGAGATATTAATAAACATCTGCATGATATGAGGGTCATTTATACTTTCGCAGACTTTGTTGGTATAGTCGGATATTTGCCGTATTCATTGGTTTGCGTGTTTTCGCCCCTCAGCTGCGACTGCGTCGGCAGCGCCCTCGGGTCGAGAAATCGGATTCGCTATCGCTGTCCGATTTCGGGCGCGACAATAATTTACGCAGATAGAAAGAGCGTGGACAGTCATTTTGTCCACGCTCTGAATGTCTTTATTGCCGCGCCTTTTTAGGCGGGAAGTTTCGCTGATTGTGGCTCCCCGCAAGCCTTTCGCGAAAGGCTTGAGCCAATGTTCACTAGCGATAAAGCACGAATACCGCCTTATGCGGCTTTTTTGCGCCTGTCGAAATCTCTGCCGTCAAGGACTAACCTTGATTTAACGACATTGAACCTGAAAATGATCTCGATCTCCTGCGTCCTGTGACCGCTGGATTTGTCTGGCTCATGGACTATTATCCGTTCGATCATTTCACGCAAGCTTTTAGGTGTCAGTTCGTCGATGTGCTTTATCTTCTTGACTAGCTCGATGAAATCGTGAATATCCGAGCATTTCTGCTCTTTATCCTCAATGAACTTAGTGAGCTCTGCGACCTTGATCCTGAGCTGTTCCTGCTCATTCTCGTAGTTCTTGGACATCACTTCAAATCGAGCATCGCTGATCTTGTCCGAAACATTGTCCTCGTAGAGCCTTGTAAAAAACCTGTCCAGCTCAGCTATGCGCTTTTCAGACTTAGTAAGAAGTTTTTTCGCATTCTTGACTTCGCTCAGATATTCGGCATTTCTGCTGTCAATAGTTGTGCGAACGAACTCCTCTTCGTTTTTGGTGACTGTGTCGAGAATGCTGTTCATTTCAGCGAGGACGACCTGTTAGAGCACTACAGTGCGAATGTAATGCGCGGAGCATACCTTGCTGTCATACGAATAGCTCCCGCATTTAAAATGCTCGGTGCTTTTGCCCTCTTTCGAGTGGCGGCAGATGTACATCAGCTTGCCGCAGTCGGCACAGTAGACTATCCCTGAAAACGGGTTTATTTGATTAGTCTTCTGCTTGCGCCTTCTGTTTTTGCGTATCTCCTGAACTACGTCGAAATCCTGCTGGCTGATTATCGGCTCATGGGCGTTCTCGAAAATCATTCGGTCTTCAACCGGATTTGTCAGCGTCTTGTGGCACTTGTAGGACTTCTGGCGTGTCTTGAAATTCACGATCTTGCCAAGATATTCCTGCCTTTCAAGTATTCCCACAACCGACTTACAGTTCCAGCGATAAGGCTTTTCGCAGGTTATCTGACCTGTCGATCTCAGCTCATTATAAGCTGTTGGTCGAAGTATCTTCTCGTCTGTCAGGATATTTGCGATCTTCATCGGACCGTAGCCCTCGATGCATAAACGAAATATCTTCTTCACAACAGGTGCGGTTTCTTCATCGATCACCCACTGATCTTTGTCATGCTCAGACTTCTTGTACCCATATGGTGCGATAGGTGACAAAGGTTTACCTGACATACCTTTCGCCTTGAATACCGCCTTAATCTTCTTAGAAGTGTCCCTAGCGTAAAAATCGTTGAAAACATTTCGGAACACCATCATGTCATTTTCGGACTTTTGAGTATCTACATTATCATTGATGGCAATGTATCGCACATCATGGTCAGGGAATATCATTTCAATATATTGACCCGTGATTAGGTAATCTCTGCCTAATCTCGAAAGGTCTTTTGTTATAACCGTACCTATTTTTCTGTTCTCCATATCTCTGACCATGCTCTGAAAATCGGGTCTGTCGAAATTCGTTCCCGACCAGCCGTCATCGACATAGAACTCGGTGTTATGGAAACCATTCTTCTTTGCGTAGTCCAGAAGCATGGCTTTCTGATTTGTTATGCTATTGCTCTCGCCCTGCAAGTCATCGTCGTTGCTAAGGCGGCAATACAATGCTGTGATCTTGTCTTTCATTCATTCCTCTCTTTCCGACGATCACAGCGGATCATGTTAATTATAGCACAAATGTTCGTGATTGTCAATACCAAATGTGCAATGACCCGCTGTTCCTTCGGATTATTATATGCCGTTAAGACGACATCGCTTTGCATATCTCTTTTGTTACCAAACGCTGGAGCAGATCTTCCAGTGATTCTCCGCATTCAAGATCGAAGTAGGTCTTGACGATGTAGGTCGTGTGACCGATCTTGTACTCTCGCACCAAATTCAGCTCGTAGCTCGGGTTCTTCTGTTCTTCTTTTGTAAATGTTGTTTTCAAATTCATTCTCCTCTCGTTTGAGAAGATGATGTTTTTGAAGTGGATCCGTTTTCCTGCCGTAAGGAGTGACGGCAGGTATTTGAAGATTTTACAAATAATTATCAAGGCTGATGAGACCCCGAATCTGTTCCCGAAACATTGTCAGCAATAGCATGGACGAACGGCTCCTGCCGACAGCGGATAATTGTGCATAGGTATCACCCGACCTTTCCTTTACTCATTTATTTACGCTGATTCGCTGCTGCCGTCTGAATGAACGACTTCGTCCGCTGATGCAGTTTCAGCCGCATTACTATTTTCTTCGGCAGACTGTTCTTCCTGCTTTTTAGCTTTAGCAGCTTCCTGTTCCTTCCGGTGCTTGGCAATAATATCATCGATGAACTCAACGCAGTCCTCATGCATGAACATGAAATCGATGATCTCACCATATTTGTCCAGCGGCAGATCAACAGTCATTTTGCTCCTGAACTTCTTGCCGACTGCCTGATTAGTCACTATTTCGGCTTTCTCCAGTTCATCGGCAATTTCGGCATCGAGCTTCTTTTTAGCTGTCCGCATGGTTTTCATTTTATTTTGCAGCCGTGTCATCTCATCTTCATACTCTTTTGACTTCACAATTTTTTCTTCTGTTGTCAGCTTCTTGTTACTCAATGGCATTCTCCTTTCCTTGATGGCAATTCTGCCCCTGCTGCATACGCAGCTATTCGCATACGCGAAAGTTTGACAGGGCGATAAGTTTTGCGAATTTTTTATTCGATAGTCATTACCCACCATAACCCCGTAGGGCGCACTTATACAAACTCTTCGAGTTTGAAGTGCGCCAAAGAGGGAAAACTCCCTCTCTGGACTCTCCCTTATGCAAGCGATACCGCTGGGGTGCCATACAGCACGTGTTTGAATATGCTGCTATAATTACCGCTTCGGCTTTTTGGACGGTGCAGATTTCTGTTGCGTATTACTCCGGTCGTCCCTTTAAGGGTTCTGTTTCCGAAACTGGGTAAGCAGACCAATAGCTTTTTCCTTTTCGGACTTCGGTATGAACAATTCGTACTTGTCCTTATTGTAGAAAATAAACTCACACGGCACACCTCGCTCCTGCAAGTATTTCTCATATTGTTCCAGCACAGGCATTTTGTCATGTATTGCGAAAGCATCAGACACCTTGCAGCCGATATTGGATTCGATATAGTCAATAGTATCCTGCTTATGTTCTGCACGAATAGCCCGCATTTGCTGTTCAAGCTCTTGAATCTCGACTTCAAGATTGCGCCGCCTGATTCTTCTGTTCTTATTTCCCTTGTCGGTCTTGAAGCCCTTTCGCTCAACAGCGCAGACCTCGACACCCAGATGTATCTGCGGTAGGCGGTCAATTCCTTGCTCCTTGTAGCTTCGATGATCGACACGAGCATCCGAAACGAAATATAATTTGTGGTTACACCAATCCGCCCAACGCTCCCGCCACTCCAACAAAAGCTTTCGGACATTCCACGCTCGTTCCTTTTGGGTGAAACCAGATTTGTTGACCTTTCGCGTCGTCAGCAAAATATGGATGTGGGGATTTCCATCGTCCTTATCATGAATAGCAAAATCACAGCACATTCCCTTGCTGACAAAACACTGCTCGCAGAACTGTCTGACCAAATCAATCTGGTCTTCTCTCGACAGCTCCCTCGGTAATGCCGCATTGATACTCCGGGCGGTTTGGGAATTCTTGCGCTTTTCGACACACTCGGCAGCATTCCATAGTTTGGCTCTGCTGCTGTATTCGGGTGGCGCATTTGCAGGTAGCAATATCTCCTTATGGACAACTTCATGCTTATTACGGTAGTCGTGGATCTTACCGTCACGCTCATTCTTGATCTTTTCACCTGCGATGTACGCGGCACTAGCTACACAACTTCCGCCACTCGTTCTAGTGACCATTTTGACGTTGAAATGATATATTGCTTTTATCTACATTCTTTCTGTTTGGATCAATCTTAATATGCACATACGTTCGATTACATAATAGATTATAGCACAGATGTTCTGATTTGTCGATAGTTTTCGGAACGTTTGTTTGAAATTTACAATTTCAATTCTGTATGAACTCGATTTATTAGGAGCCGATATTATCGTTCTCGGGTATAACAAAAGTGCAGCAGATGTTTGTCTGCTGCACGCACGTAAAATTTTATCTGGAACAGTTATTCATTTCCGATATTGATGATCCTATCACATTGATTTGCAACATACATATCGTGAGTAACTATTATCACGGTTTTGTCGTCTTCTTTATTGAGCTTTCTCAATGTTTTAATTACGATATCTCTATTATTGGGATCTAAGGAGCCGGTAGGTTCATCAGCCAGAATATATTTGGAAGGCTTAAGAATAACTCTCGCTAGGGCAACTCGTTGCTGTTCGCCACCGCTGAGCTGATATATCTTCGCCTTTTCATATCCATCAAGACCTACCCTTTTAAGCGCATTCCTGATTAATTCTTTTTTGTTTCCTTTTGTAAAACGTAAGGCTAGTTTCAAGTTATATTCTACGGTTTCCTCGTCTATCAACGCATAATTCTGAAAAAGATAGTTGAATTTATATCGTATTATTGATATTGCTTTATTACTTTGAGGAGTAATATCCGTGAAATCATCTATTGACACCCTACCTTTATCGACGGGCTCAAGAAGACCTATAATATTAAGAAGTGTACTTTTACCACTTCCGCTTGCACCGATTATTGCAACAAATTCGCCGTCATTTATTGTTAGTGAGAAATTATCGTAGATCACTTTTCTGCCATATTTCTTGCATATCTTTTTTAATACTATCATAACTATCCTCTCTTTGTATATTCAACTATGCTTTTTTTGTCCTTATAACTGATAAATATAGAAGTCAGTAAAGCATCCAGAATTATCATTATGATACCGATCGGCAGGACAAGCCAATTTCTGAATAGTGCTATTGATACAATTATAACACCGACATTTGACATAATCATATCCATAAAAATATCCGAGTACCGACTGATAAATCCAAATCCCAGAGTCTTTTTAACTGCTATATGAACTACATAGTATTTTATATGTATAGTGATATTCTGAATAGTTATCATTATCACTGCTATAAGTGTCAACAGTAACATCATGCTATATATTTTTATCATCAGGCTGTTCTGTGCTACCTGGTCTTCAACAGCCTGGTAAACACTGCATGAAACAAACTTAACTTCATCAAGGCTATAGTATTTGCCGAAAATATTATTTATCTCAGCCTGGCTATCCTTGTAATCATCGACGTGAATGAAATAATTACTTTGTGCAACTATCTGATAATCGTAATCAATGCCATTGTTTTCGGTCAATACATACAGTATTGGATCTTTGATCCTGTTATAATTATCTACAGCTGTATCAACAAGCATTGTAAAGTACGCCTGATCGTTTTCTGCCCATATCAGTTTGAACTTATTTGTCGGCGAAAAGTCGGAGCTGTAATATTCGGTTATCTCATCAAGCATGTCCTTATATTTTAGCGGAACGATAACCACTGTATCCATTTCTTCTTCGGATATTTCTATTTTATTCCCGTTCTCGTCCTTAACAGGGAACATTTTCAGATAATTGGTGTTTACTCCGACACTCATTCTCGGAACAAAATCCGTTTGCTTGAATTCTTCTGTGTACAAAGGTGAAAAATAGCTGAAATCTGCATATATACCGCCTTTACTATTCAGTTCTTTATATAGTTCTTTGAAATTGCTATAATCCTCATCTGTTTCGCCTGTCCAAGAATTTCCATCATATATTTCGTAATTCGTAATATACGCGTAGTCATGAATCTTTTCCCAATCATCATATTTGTTATGATTCAGATTATAATATGAGTGTATCTGCGTAATAACACCGATAGAAAAACCTATGACAACAATGCTGAGTACACTTTTTATAATAATATTGAAACGATTTATGATTTTAATAGGCAGTCTGTTTTTGATGGCATCACTGATAGAAATGCACCTTAAATAAATAAAAGGAACAGCATTTAGAATAATTGTAAGTATCAGCACAATGCCATTACTTTTTAATATATGCAGGATAAAATCCCGATATAAGTTGTTTATTTCAGAAAAAAGCATTATTGATAAAACAATGGAAGATAATGCGAAAGCCAACACCTCAAACAATGCAATAGCTGTAATACTGCTAATACAAAGATCTGTATTATTATATCCAAGTAATTTTTTTACTGCAAAATTTTTTGAAGACATTATAATGTCATAAAATGTCAGAACACCAAGAATAATTATAGTAATGTAAACTATTATCATTATACTTTTTGTTTCGCCCGCTTCACCCTGTTCAGACGTGTCTTCAGTTACTTTAATACCGTTAGCATTAAGGTGATTTTTAAAGTTTTCATAATCGCCATAATTAGCCATACATATAATAAAGGATTTATTTAACGGATCTGCAGAATTATCAAAATATGTTTTCATTGTTCCGATACTGAATGACATATCTTTTCCGAAGATGTTGATCCTGCCTATACAGTTCGGATCATCTGTTTTTAGGGTCGTGAGATACTTGTCTGAAGAACGATCCGCATCCTCAAAAAAGTGTCCTTCTGCTAGAGAAATGTCTTCAAAA from Ruminococcus albus AD2013 includes:
- the mobQ gene encoding MobQ family relaxase, whose amino-acid sequence is MKAIYHFNVKMVTRTSGGSCVASAAYIAGEKIKNERDGKIHDYRNKHEVVHKEILLPANAPPEYSSRAKLWNAAECVEKRKNSQTARSINAALPRELSREDQIDLVRQFCEQCFVSKGMCCDFAIHDKDDGNPHIHILLTTRKVNKSGFTQKERAWNVRKLLLEWRERWADWCNHKLYFVSDARVDHRSYKEQGIDRLPQIHLGVEVCAVERKGFKTDKGNKNRRIRRRNLEVEIQELEQQMRAIRAEHKQDTIDYIESNIGCKVSDAFAIHDKMPVLEQYEKYLQERGVPCEFIFYNKDKYELFIPKSEKEKAIGLLTQFRKQNP
- a CDS encoding ABC transporter ATP-binding protein is translated as MIVLKKICKKYGRKVIYDNFSLTINDGEFVAIIGASGSGKSTLLNIIGLLEPVDKGRVSIDDFTDITPQSNKAISIIRYKFNYLFQNYALIDEETVEYNLKLALRFTKGNKKELIRNALKRVGLDGYEKAKIYQLSGGEQQRVALARVILKPSKYILADEPTGSLDPNNRDIVIKTLRKLNKEDDKTVIIVTHDMYVANQCDRIINIGNE
- a CDS encoding transposon-encoded TnpW family protein → MKTTFTKEEQKNPSYELNLVREYKIGHTTYIVKTYFDLECGESLEDLLQRLVTKEICKAMSS
- a CDS encoding recombinase family protein, whose protein sequence is MKDKITALYCRLSNDDDLQGESNSITNQKAMLLDYAKKNGFHNTEFYVDDGWSGTNFDRPDFQSMVRDMENRKIGTVITKDLSRLGRDYLITGQYIEMIFPDHDVRYIAINDNVDTQKSENDMMVFRNVFNDFYARDTSKKIKAVFKAKGMSGKPLSPIAPYGYKKSEHDKDQWVIDEETAPVVKKIFRLCIEGYGPMKIANILTDEKILRPTAYNELRSTGQITCEKPYRWNCKSVVGILERQEYLGKIVNFKTRQKSYKCHKTLTNPVEDRMIFENAHEPIISQQDFDVVQEIRKNRRRKQKTNQINPFSGIVYCADCGKLMYICRHSKEGKSTEHFKCGSYSYDSKVCSAHYIRTVVL
- a CDS encoding DUF4368 domain-containing protein, whose product is MNSILDTVTKNEEEFVRTTIDSRNAEYLSEVKNAKKLLTKSEKRIAELDRFFTRLYEDNVSDKISDARFEVMSKNYENEQEQLRIKVAELTKFIEDKEQKCSDIHDFIELVKKIKHIDELTPKSLREMIERIIVHEPDKSSGHRTQEIEIIFRFNVVKSRLVLDGRDFDRRKKAA